tcatctaaggcaatacaaaccaccacacaggacgtagggtattaggCACCTTGTggcccaaacctatctaaatctttatgttccttgaaccttcgagtttctgatctcagcgacacctcACCTacaacttaccacctcggggatatccctcggtgggcttagcggtaaaacaccgacacactTGTTGATTTAGCTTTCGTGCTCGAGTTCTAGTGATCGATCCTTGTATATTCATATGAATGTGACCGAGTGTTGTCTTACTACATTCTAAAGGAGTGATGTCTTCATCAGTTAGGTCTCACATCCCATAACGGAGTCTatttctctctctctatatatatatataacttatAAATTTCTTGAAATGTAAAAAGTAATTACCACGGTAGTGTTAGTATCGACGGATCGGTTTCCTACCACTAAAAGTATTAAGAATAATACACATAAAGGCGAGGAGCCCTGCTGAACTGGAGTCCTGAATCAAATTGGCCAGTGCAACGgtttactccctccgtcctaatATAAATGTTGTTttagaatttaaattttacccaCAAAGAGTGTTGTTTTAGCTTGTAGTAAGATCATCTAATTCAAGCAATATCAAATACCAAGAAAATATTGTATAGAAAAACACATAGAGTGAATCAAATACTTAGTAGATGTTACTTTTCTAGTTCCAATGCATATGTATTTATTGAGGATccagaaaaataaataaataatacgATTTTCAATCACACTGTTAGAAGTAATTAGAGATAACAAGATCATTTCTTAGAATGAGTAATATGTCTGAAATTTTCTAAAACAATATACTTATTTTGGGATGGAAGGAGTATTTGCTGTAATCATCGAGGAAATCATGAGGCCATCAATAATTGAACTTGACTCCGTTAACTAGCAGCTGCAACATTTATTTTCAATCATAAATTTCCTTGTGTGTTGGAGTTTGGCAATCAATGGAACGTGACCATACATCTTGGCGTGCCCAAAGCACTCTTTGTTGTCTCGATCACATTCATATCGAGCCATCACGAGCAATAACTAAGCAGCATGTTACTGGTAGGTCCCTGCCGATGATCAGCTCCTAACTGATCTGGTGCTAGCAGGTTCTCTATGACCAACCAGAGTATCTCTCACCAGAACAATTACATATGTTCTTGTGCTGGAGAGGAACAACAAGTATCCAAATGAAGTGGGAATCAAGTGATGGAAGTACCCTAAGAGATCGATCGCACACCAAATGAGGGCTGcttataataataataataataattattattattattattattattattattattattattattattagtTTAGAGTAATGTCTTTAAGGGTAGTACGGTACCTCTAGTTTATGTGTAGTTTCTTGATGTGATCCCGTATAGATATACCCCCTTCTGATATAATAATATATGCAGCATAAGGATGTGGATATGAGGCGCTCGAGCATATAGATAGTACCAATAGTGGTGCCCACACTAAGCAGGCTGCCCAGTCAATTACCTACCTAGCTAGTAGTCCTAAAGAATTCAAAAAATTATCTGCCAACCAAAATATTAGGACCACGACCAGCTCTAACTACCAGTACTTATCCGTAGTTACAACATAGATAGGTATACATGGTGGTGATGGATCCCCTTTAGTTGATGCAAGCTTTGAATCTCAGCTTGCTTCATACTTGATATTGAGTTAAATGGACAAACTAGTTTAAGCCTAAAGCATAAACTTAAGCTGATGGGAAATTGATAAAGTGACAATTCAGCTATACTTTAAGCTGATGCAGCAAGTCCTCTTACTGTGCGTCCTGCAGCTGCATGGGCCACCTCCATCGTCACTGTGGTGCTGGCCTCCTCCATTCGACCACACACGCCGCTGCCACTTCATTCTCTTCAGGCAAGTTCTCTCATTCCGTTCTCGAAACATATTGTGACATCTGAAGTTTCTATGTGTAACATTTGATGTGCACAATCCCGCACTTTAAAACCAAGTTGTGACTTATTCGGTCACCCTGAATAAATTGTGTGCTCGAGTAGAAAACATTTAGGTAAGTAAATCATTTGTTTCTCAGCTCATTAATAACAAGCCACAGGTCGAACAACCATATTGAAGAAACCCGCAACAACGTTGTTAATATATGGTAAATGTATCTTTCTGAAATTGCTAGAAAATATATCCGTATATTCCCACGGTTCAAGATCCGTACATTGTAAATACTATGTGATCGCAACCCTGCTAGCCTTTACTGTTGTTGTGCCATCATCGCGTGAGCTCACGACCTGGTCGAGAACCTAGCAGTGCTAGTGCCCTAGCCATGCCATCGCTAAGCCATGCGCGTGATGGGCCTGGAGCGAGCTAGAAAAGGATCTCATGGAGTCTAGACACAGTGGCACTGTTGAAGGGCAGGCGCGCAGGTCGCGGCTGATTTTTCTCTATGATAGGTTTTTTCAATATggatttatttttcttttcatATTCTAATTGTATCCTAGTCTCTTTATTAGATTACATTATAATGTTATTGTTCGGTTTTCATTATATATGCTTCGGGTCCATCCGTCGGTTATACGTATTGGACCAAACCAAAATTTCTGATGGAAACATTATGTGCTTTAGAAATTTATAGTAGCAAATATGCCAGTACGTTTCTACCAATAATTCTTTCTCATGGTAAATCACAGCTGCCCGCGCCTTTTCCCTTCTCATGTTGTTGGGCCTCCACCTAGCTTGCTTGCTATTTACAAGCTAGAGGAACATAGGACAACCTCGATTCCATATCTGAGGAGATTTCAATCCAACGTGAACTTCGTCTACTTTCAATTCCGCATCCGATGAGAAGTATAATGAACAAAAACCAGCGACGGACCAAGGAAACGGTCATTTCTTTAGAACTAGGTATAGATACTAGGAAATATGTCTATACGATGCTCTGGTCGAAGGCCCGTACAGATTGAGGCATATTTCTTTATGATTGGTTTTATTCGACAATGATTTTGTTCATGTTCTTACTGTATTCGAGTCCTTTTAGGTTACAAGATAGTGTTGCAATTCAGTCGGATCCACCCGTCGGTGATATATACATGCTGGACCAAACCAAAATTTCTGGTAGAAATGTTGCGTGCTATAGAAATAGGTAAAGATAAAGATGTCATCCTACAGTGATGCAGGTGGGTGATCCTACAGTGATGCAGGTGGGTGTTGTGACACGAACGTTAGCAGACTACAAACTTTGTCTATAAATTCAGCCCACCCCCATCGGTACTAAGCAGCAATATTATTGGCCACAGCAATGGCTTTCCCTTTTGCACAACTTGTGCTCCCCTCTGTTGTGTTACTGATTCCCTTGTACCTCTATATCAAGTCCAGGAGATCAAAGAATTCATTGTTCCCTGCGGACTGGCCCATTCTGGGCGTCCTCCCTTTCATTGCGGCCAACCGCCACTGCTTCCATGACACCATCACCTCCATCCTAGCCGCTACGAACCTCAACTTCAGGGCCTACGGCCCTCCAGGAACCAACATGAGGTTCTTCTTGACGTGTGACCCAGACAACGTCAGGCACATCTTCACCAAGAACTTTGCAAACTACCCCAAAGGTGACGAGTTCGCCTCCGTGTTTGGCCTTTTAGAAGGAACTATATTCACCGCCGACGGCGAGGCGTGGCGCCAGCAGCGCGCGAGGATCCATCACGTCCTGACGAGGCCACGTCTGTTGGGCTCCACGTCGCGCGGCTGCCGTGACAAGGTGGCGCGTGGGCTCATCCCGCTGTTGTCCCGCATGGCACTCGCGGGTACGCCGTTCGACATCGAGGACATGCTTGGGAGGCTTGTTTTCGACATGACTGTCATGCTTGTGTTCGGAGAGGACCCTTGCTGCTTATCCACCAGCAAGCCGCCGATGCCCGTCGCGACGGCCATGGACGCCCTCATGGAGGTGGCCTTCTTCCGTCACGCGGTGCCAACGCTGTGCTGGAAAGTGATGAGGCGCCTGAGAATTGGCCCGGAGAGAAGCGTTGATGCGGCAGAAGCAGTGCTACGGAGCTTCGTCGCGGGAGAGATCCGGAGGAGGATGGCCGCTGGCCAGCAAaccgacggcgaggtcgccgcCGTGGACATCCTGTCCCACTACATCGATGACCCGGACTTCTTCGACGACGCCGGCCGGGAGCCCACTGACTTCCTGCTCAAGACGTTCATCAACTTCATGGTCGCGTTGCGTGATCCGGTGGGCGCGGCGCTGCCGTGGGTCCTGTACAACCTCGCCACGCATCCGCGAGTCGTGTCCGGTGTCCGTGAGGAACTGGTGCCCGTGGTCTCGCGGGCATCCTCGGCCGCGGGCATGGTGGTCTTTGAGCCGGAGGAGCTGAAAGATCTCGTCTACCTACGTGCGGCCTTGTTCGAGTCCTTGCGGCTGTTCCCGTCGGGCCCGATCGAGCGCAAGGCGGTCATCGCCGACGACGTGCTGCCCAGCGGCCACAAGGTTCACGCCGGCGAGACCGTCCTGGTCCCCGTGTACAGCATGGGGAGGATGGAGAGCGTGTGGGGCGGGGACTGCCGGGAGTACAGGCCTGAGAGGTGGCTCTCCGAGGACGGGGCCAGGCTGCGCTTCGTGCCGTCGTACAAGTTCTTGTCGTTCAACACGGGGCCCAGGTCTTGCCTTGGCAAGAACATAGCAATGGCGCAGATGATGTCCGTCGCTGCGGCAGTGGCGTGGAACTTCGACgtggaggtggcggaggggcACGCCGTGGAGCAGAAGCTTTCGGTTGTTCTGCAGATGAAGAACGGGCTCATGGTGAAGGTTAAGAAGACAGGGGAATGTGTATGAGCAGGTAGCATTAGCTAGGCTGGATGTGTATGAATCATGTTATGTACCACCGGGGCACAACATATTTGACTCAATTTGACCAGTCAATGTGGTATCTCATAATCCAGAGCTTGTTTCTACTGTAACAATAGCTGGCATGGATGGTCTGCGAGGTATTCATGCTGGTGGATAATACTTGGGGAACTTATTATTACTACTGCCTCATTTTATAAGCTATTATCTTCGTCCCAAAATATAACAACTTTTAGACTTGGTCAGAATTaaataatttcatatttgatCAATAATATCTTTAAAAATAATTACTTTTAAATAGAAAATATTACACGTTATTACAATAGTTGGTTTCATTATGAATAAACTAATAATACTTTTATGTTATCAATCCATATAATTTTTTTATCCGGTTTGACTTGAATAAAATATAAAATAGCTATATTCTGGGATGGAGGTAGTATCAGCCTAGCAAGGATGACGTATCCATTCTGACATTAATTTTAATAGCACAGATGAGCTTGTCGGTAATTGTTTCTCTTATTGCCCCAATGATTTTATTGCGCTCGATTGCCATATGGATCCAACATAAGAGATCAAAAGGCATTCTGATCTATATAGTTTGACACATAAGTACAAAGTGTGATAATAGCAAATAATGTTGTTTGCTTGGCTTGAAAATATATAACCCATCCTTGTCTTGATGTGTGTTACACAGCACATAGTTTTCTTGGCGTGAGATGACAAGTTCTTTTCCTGAGCAAGACTGATTGGACCCATCCACACACAGCCTGTTCGAATTTGTGCACGAACTTTTTTTTGATGGTGTTTGTGCACGAATTGCTCTCCGAACAGTCATCATCTCACTCACCACATTGATCAACTATTTAAACATGTAAACGTCttcaaataaaaaataactATTCGTCGAAACCTAACAATTTTGATATAGAACTTGTCTCTATCTAAGTTTATATGATAAAGTCACAAATATTCAAACCAAGCTAAATTTCAAATTACAAATGATGTCGGCTAAAAGTTATTGCGTGATAACAAGCAAGCATTGGATGCGGCACAAAGAACTGTATAAAAATAATTTTAAAGAAAAATATAGCATTAGTTTACAAAATACGTAAGAAAACTAAAGAAATAAAAAATTACAAAAATATGTAATATTTTTAAATAATAATTTTCATCAGAAATTTATCAAATAACTAAGAGATTTTCTCAATCTAATTTAACACAATCCCCAAGTCCTTATGTTAGTACTTCCGATACAGGAGTACTCGCTGTCCCCTCCCCCAATTGGAGTACAAAATCAGACGAGAAGATAGATCCTAATCTGTAGCAGGGTAGCGGCAAACAGGAGTGAGATGATCACTGGAGCCAGAACGGGTCATTTGGCTGTTTTGTCAGAGTGCCATATACTAATGGCACAATCTATACCAAAGACAGCAACTGAATACAAAACTGAAACCTCGAGTCATGCTAACAAGCCAGCCGTTTTCAAGTCAGCAAGCCATCGCAGTGCAGCTACAGTTTCTGCACGGTTCGCCTCAAACACAAACACACCCAATAGGATCAGAAACAAATGGCATACGCAAGGCACTTGCAATAGTATTACTAATTAATATTACAGTCAAGAACGAATTTCGTTTTGCAAATGGATAAAGATCTGCACTGGAACTACTGACAAGTTCTGTTCCAGGAGGCAGAAACACAAGCTTAAATAAACAAGAGAAATAGGAACAGATTGACAAGCTTAAGATGGGCACTACGGCTCAGAAGAAACCACTGCAGTCACATTCAGAAGCCTCCAAGCACAGCACCAGATTTTTGTGAAGGGCATCGGCAACCTGCCAATGCAAGAGCACTTATGTAAGACTTTGTCAAAATTAAAACACAACAGGGCCAATATAAAAACATCATACATGCATGATAGGGGTGTAAAGAATGAACATGGACAATTTACTGACCGTGCACATGACCAGAAGAGCATAATCTGCAGAACACTAGTTATTCTTGCTGCCACCTGCATATAGAAATTAGAGGTGGGTACAGTGGAATCAGTAAGTTAGTTATGTAATCTGAGGAAAATTTAGAAGCAAAAGGAGAAGGTTTAGTTTTTCTGGGCACAGACCTAGCAATGAAGACTTCAGGAAATCCTCGTCTTCAGTAAACAGCTGCAGATTGTTGGACTTATGCAAGAACCCAACAGCGGCATCGTCAAAGTCCAGTAAGCTACCAAATTTAATGAACTCAGTGAGGTAAGGGATCTGATCCGGCATCTCGAAGAGAAGCCCTTTAGATATCTCCTCTGCGAAGTAGGTCGCAAACTCAATCTTTTCTTTGTAGCTGGATTCACCATTGCTACTCTGCATGTACAGTTTGGAATTCTCCCTTTCCCACCTAAGCATTCGGCTGGCCTTCACATTCACAACCTCTCCAGATGACAAGCTTACACTATAGCCCACTGTGATTGGTTCATCATTCTCTTGGACAGTCACATTCAGAAGGCAGGAAACCATCCTGTGCCTCCCTTCAGCAGGAATGTCGAGAGCAGGATCAGCGAGGAACACAAGAATTATACGGAGCAAACCAACCTTGACCACCTTACTCGAGTCTACTGTTCTGAAACGTCCATTCTCTAAAGCGAAAGAATCGTTCTTCATAACTGATTTGGATATTCTCTGAACACCAATGCTGTCGTAGATGCTGTTAAGCCTTGCTCGGGACATGGAAGGTATGGCAGACGGAGGATACCAGATGAAAAGTGATTGCTGAGGAAGCTTCTTAAATAAATCTGTCACCAGTAGATCATCAGGAATGAGCACATCTTCCTTCTTCATTAAAGTGATCTTTGGATCAGTACCTACTGGGACCTTGACACAACCATAAAGTAATTTCTGTGTGTTTTTGCTCCAATTTGTCGCAATGAACGTCCAGAAAGAAGAGCAATCAGATATATCTAGCTCATGTACAGATCTCTCCCATGTGCCCCATAGTTTGCAGTAGTCTTCGGAATCAGGTCCATGCCTCACACCAAAAGCAAGTGAAAAGAAGCCACGCAACATCTTGTCATAATATTTGTCTAGGATATGTATCTGCTGGCTAAAAAGATTGTTCTTGTCAGAAACAACACAACATTCTGAGTTCACCCATTCTCCATCGTCCGCATTTGGTATCCAAATCCAATTACTGCTTTTGTCTTTATCATTAGATTTCCAATTGCACTTCATCAGGTACATATAGATCCGGGAAATAGTAGTTCTAACCTTGTGGCTCCTCAAATGCCGAGCAACAAGATCTTGTCCAAAATTAACATTAACAGTTACTCATCAAGGGAATCTTTGAATGAGGCTAGCTCTGAACCAGAGAAAGCTTCATCAATGAAAGGGCCATCTTCCATGCAGAGAGAAGACTGTTTTGCATAAAAATGGATACATTCATCAGGAGATTGGTAGCCCATGGATGTTATTTAGCCACTTCATGCAAATCTTCTCCTGAAAGCCCTTAGGAGGTGAAGCTGCACATTTGAAGTAGCTCTGGATGCAGGCAAGAAGTGACACGACGGTAACTTCGGACATGATCGAAGGATCACTAGGAATGCTGAGACCAAAGATAACAAATCTAGCACCATTTTTCGCTTCAACAGTGACACCCAGTTTATTAAGCTCATCTTTATAGCCATAAATCTCCTGTCCTAAACCATGACAAGAATCAGCATCATCTATGGTAAGTTTGCTATGGGAGACAAAGTCTGCCACGTGTCATAAAAAACAAATGCCTCTGAAGGCGATCTGAAACCCAGTGATGTGTGCAGCCACTTCTGGCTGCACATGCAGTTGAACAGCTCATCACGAGGAGAGCAGTGTGTTCTCAGTTGCCGATAAGATCCTAGTAGAGCCAGCGCACTTGCCTTTGTAAGTGATGAATTTGACACCATCTCCTTAAAAATTTGAGTTATAGCCTTTGATGCCTCTTCAAATCTCATGGCCAACCCTATCTTCTTCAATTCTTCTTTGTATGAATTAATCTCACTGCCATAAAATCCATAATCAATCACAGGAGTTCCGTCAAATACCTTAAGACGACACTCCCACTCAGGATCGAGGAAAAATGTTTCATTAGGAGCACGAAATCCCATATTGGTCTTCAACCATTTCAGATCTTTGAGTTTCCTTATGAAATCTTCACTTCGATTCACGTAGCGGATACATTTGAGGATGAGTATAGTAGCCTGAGAAGTAATAGCAGAAGAACTGAATTCGAAGTTGTTGATAACAAGCTCGTAATTTTTTTTTAATCCAACAATAACACAAAGAAACTCGAGCTCTGGTGTgtattgaagtatgtcct
Above is a genomic segment from Panicum hallii strain FIL2 chromosome 8, PHallii_v3.1, whole genome shotgun sequence containing:
- the LOC112903747 gene encoding noroxomaritidine synthase-like, yielding MAFPFAQLVLPSVVLLIPLYLYIKSRRSKNSLFPADWPILGVLPFIAANRHCFHDTITSILAATNLNFRAYGPPGTNMRFFLTCDPDNVRHIFTKNFANYPKGDEFASVFGLLEGTIFTADGEAWRQQRARIHHVLTRPRLLGSTSRGCRDKVARGLIPLLSRMALAGTPFDIEDMLGRLVFDMTVMLVFGEDPCCLSTSKPPMPVATAMDALMEVAFFRHAVPTLCWKVMRRLRIGPERSVDAAEAVLRSFVAGEIRRRMAAGQQTDGEVAAVDILSHYIDDPDFFDDAGREPTDFLLKTFINFMVALRDPVGAALPWVLYNLATHPRVVSGVREELVPVVSRASSAAGMVVFEPEELKDLVYLRAALFESLRLFPSGPIERKAVIADDVLPSGHKVHAGETVLVPVYSMGRMESVWGGDCREYRPERWLSEDGARLRFVPSYKFLSFNTGPRSCLGKNIAMAQMMSVAAAVAWNFDVEVAEGHAVEQKLSVVLQMKNGLMVKVKKTGECV
- the LOC112903748 gene encoding uncharacterized protein LOC112903748, translated to MINSVKDRQWMKSILGYRHPADCIIRDSEWAVASCISNLSFLDVQFYGEDILQYTPELEFLCVIVGLKKNYELVINNFEFSSSAITSQATILILKCIRYVNRSEDFIRKLKDLKWLKTNMGFRAPNETFFLDPEWECRLKVFDGTPVIDYGFYGSEINSYKEELKKIGLAMRFEEASKAITQIFKEMVSNSSLTKPEVAAHITGFQIAFRGQEIYGYKDELNKLGVTVEAKNGARFVIFGLSIPSDPSIMSEVTVVSLLACIQSYFKYLVARHLRSHKVRTTISRIYMYLMKCNWKSNDKDKSSNWIWIPNADDGEWVNSECCVVSDKNNLFSQQIHILDKYYDKMLRGFFSLAFGVRHGPDSEDYCKLWGTWERSVHELDISDCSSFWTFIATNWSKNTQKLLYGCVKVPVGTDPKITLMKKEDVLIPDDLLVTDLFKKLPQQSLFIWYPPSAIPSMSRARLNSIYDSIGVQRISKSVMKNDSFALENGRFRTVDSSKVVKVGLLRIILVFLADPALDIPAEGRHRMVSCLLNVTVQENDEPITVGYSVSLSSGEVVNVKASRMLRWERENSKLYMQSSNGESSYKEKIEFATYFAEEISKGLLFEMPDQIPYLTEFIKFGSLLDFDDAAVGFLHKSNNLQLFTEDEDFLKSSLLGGSKNN